Proteins encoded within one genomic window of Gloeobacter kilaueensis JS1:
- the cas2 gene encoding CRISPR-associated endonuclease Cas2, which yields MFVLVSYDIPNDKRRTKIHNALKSYGEWVQFSVFECDLDDTNYARLRARLSALIKPEEDSIRFYFLCRTCSPKIERIGGKPPTDDSIFFAG from the coding sequence GTCTCCTACGATATTCCCAACGACAAGCGCCGGACAAAGATCCACAACGCCCTGAAGTCCTACGGCGAGTGGGTGCAGTTCAGCGTCTTCGAGTGCGACCTGGACGATACGAACTACGCTCGCCTGCGGGCACGCCTTTCAGCACTGATCAAACCCGAGGAGGACAGCATCCGGTTTTACTTTCTCTGCCGCACCTGCAGCCCAAAGATCGAGCGCATCGGTGGCAAGCCGCCCACCGACGACAGCATTTTCTTTGCCGGGTGA